Proteins from one Mastacembelus armatus chromosome 16, fMasArm1.2, whole genome shotgun sequence genomic window:
- the LOC113122325 gene encoding acidic amino acid decarboxylase GADL1 isoform X1 codes for MDLSMETHLEGVKFYESQSNVADSRLPVINNFVLNGPTVDVHAAEEFVHQAMEIIMDEAVRKSTDVKEKVCEWRSPEQLKELLDLELRDEGEPEAKILQRCSEAIRYSIKTGHPHFFNQLYAGMEPYSMVASFIIEATKTSLYTYEVAPVFTLMEEAVLRKMIEMVGWKEGGDGIFNPGGSMSNMYAVNLARYRYCRDIKMNGLFAAPRMVILTSQECHYSISKAAALLGIGTKNVYVVPSDKRGKMIPSALEDQIKRAKSEGAVPFMVNATAGTTVLGAFDPIDEIADICEKYDLWLHVDACWGGAALMSNKHKHLLNGIHRVNSMAWNPHKMMMASLQCSAFLVRDKTSLLQHCHSAQASYLFQQDKFYDVSYDTGDKSVQCSRKPDAFKFWLMWKALGTTEMEQRVDRALALARYLAQEINKREGFQLLMEPEFANVCFWYIPPSLRNLPAGPELWEKLHTVAPVVKERMMKKGSMMVGYQTHRDKPNFFRMVVISPQVSREDLDFALDEIQHLGKDL; via the exons ATGGACTTATCTATGGAGACACATTTGGAGG ggGTGAAGTTCTATGAAAGCCAGAGCAATGTGGCAGATTCTAGGCTTCCAGTGATAAATAATTTTGTTCTAAATGGCCCCACTGTGGATGTACATGCAGCTGAGGAGTTTGTACACCAGGCCATGGAAATAATTATGGACGAGGCAGTAAGAAAGTCCACTGATGTTAAAGAAAAG GTTTGTGAGTGGCGTTCCCCTGAGCAACTGAAGGAGTTGTTGGACCTTGAGCTGAGAGACGAGGGAGAGCCAGAGGCCAAGATCCTGCAGCGCTGCAGTGAAGCCATCAGATATAGCATCAAGACTG GCCATCCTCATTTCTTCAACCAGCTGTATGCAGGGATGGAGCCTTACTCCATGGTGGCAAGCTTCATTATTGAAGCAACCAAAACCAGTCT GTACACATATGAGGTTGCTCCAGTTTTTACCCTGATGGAAGAGGCCGTGCTGAGGAAGATGATAGAGATGGTCGGCTGGAAGGAAGGAGGAGATGGAATCTTTAACCCAG GTGGCTCAATGTCCAACATGTATGCTGTGAACTTAGCCAGGTACCGTTACTGCCGagacattaaaatgaatggCCTCTTTGCTGCTCCACGAATGGTCATACTAACATCTCAGGAG TGTCATTACTCCATTTCCAAAGCAGCAGCTTTACTTGGCATAGGAACGAAGAATGTGTACGTGGTGCCATCTGATAAAAG aggGAAGATGATTCCCTCAGCTCTGGAAGATCAAATAAAGAGAGCAAAAAGTGAG GGTGCTGTTCCCTTCATGGTAAACGCCACAGCAGGGACTACTGTGCTAGGAGCTTTTGATCCCATTGACGAAATTGCAGACATCTGTGAAAAATATGACCTGTGGCTTCATGTGGAT GCATGTTGGGGTGGAGCAGCTCTGATGTCCAATAAACATAAGCACTTGTTAAATGGCATCCACAG GGTCAACTCCATGGCCTGGAACCCTCATAAGATGATGATGGCATCACTGCAGTGCTCTGCTTTCCTGGTCAGAGACAAGACA agtctcctgcagcactgcCACTCTGCTCAGGCCTCCTACCTGTTCCAGCAGGATAAGTTCTACGACGTCAGCTATGACACAGGGGATAAGTCTGTCCAGTGCAGCAGGAAACCTGATGCCTTCAAGTTCTGGCTCATGTGGAAAGCTTTAGGAACAACAGAGATGGAACAAAGGGTGGACAGAGCCCTCGCCCTGGCCAG GTATCTTGCCCAAGAGATCAACAAAAGAGAAGGGTTTCAGCTCTTGATGGAA CCTGAATTTGCAAATGTTTGCTTCTGGTACATTCCACCAAGCCTGAGGAATCTTCCAGCTGGCCCTGAGCTCTGGGAAAAACTCCACACT GTGGCCCCAGTGGTAAAAGAGCGGATGATGAAGAAGGGCAGCATGATGGTGGGCTACCAGACCCATCGTGACAAGCCCAACTTTTTCAGAATGGTGGTGATCAGTCCCCAGGTCAGCAGGGAGGACTTGGACTTTGCCTTGGATGAGATACAACATCTGGGAAAGGACTTGTGA
- the LOC113122325 gene encoding acidic amino acid decarboxylase GADL1 isoform X2 encodes MQGWSLTPWWQASLLKQPKPVCESQNSLYTYEVAPVFTLMEEAVLRKMIEMVGWKEGGDGIFNPGGSMSNMYAVNLARYRYCRDIKMNGLFAAPRMVILTSQECHYSISKAAALLGIGTKNVYVVPSDKRGKMIPSALEDQIKRAKSEGAVPFMVNATAGTTVLGAFDPIDEIADICEKYDLWLHVDACWGGAALMSNKHKHLLNGIHRVNSMAWNPHKMMMASLQCSAFLVRDKTSLLQHCHSAQASYLFQQDKFYDVSYDTGDKSVQCSRKPDAFKFWLMWKALGTTEMEQRVDRALALARYLAQEINKREGFQLLMEPEFANVCFWYIPPSLRNLPAGPELWEKLHTVAPVVKERMMKKGSMMVGYQTHRDKPNFFRMVVISPQVSREDLDFALDEIQHLGKDL; translated from the exons ATGCAGGGATGGAGCCTTACTCCATGGTGGCAAGCTTCATTATTGAAGCAACCAAAACCAGTCTGTGAGTCGCAAAACTCATT GTACACATATGAGGTTGCTCCAGTTTTTACCCTGATGGAAGAGGCCGTGCTGAGGAAGATGATAGAGATGGTCGGCTGGAAGGAAGGAGGAGATGGAATCTTTAACCCAG GTGGCTCAATGTCCAACATGTATGCTGTGAACTTAGCCAGGTACCGTTACTGCCGagacattaaaatgaatggCCTCTTTGCTGCTCCACGAATGGTCATACTAACATCTCAGGAG TGTCATTACTCCATTTCCAAAGCAGCAGCTTTACTTGGCATAGGAACGAAGAATGTGTACGTGGTGCCATCTGATAAAAG aggGAAGATGATTCCCTCAGCTCTGGAAGATCAAATAAAGAGAGCAAAAAGTGAG GGTGCTGTTCCCTTCATGGTAAACGCCACAGCAGGGACTACTGTGCTAGGAGCTTTTGATCCCATTGACGAAATTGCAGACATCTGTGAAAAATATGACCTGTGGCTTCATGTGGAT GCATGTTGGGGTGGAGCAGCTCTGATGTCCAATAAACATAAGCACTTGTTAAATGGCATCCACAG GGTCAACTCCATGGCCTGGAACCCTCATAAGATGATGATGGCATCACTGCAGTGCTCTGCTTTCCTGGTCAGAGACAAGACA agtctcctgcagcactgcCACTCTGCTCAGGCCTCCTACCTGTTCCAGCAGGATAAGTTCTACGACGTCAGCTATGACACAGGGGATAAGTCTGTCCAGTGCAGCAGGAAACCTGATGCCTTCAAGTTCTGGCTCATGTGGAAAGCTTTAGGAACAACAGAGATGGAACAAAGGGTGGACAGAGCCCTCGCCCTGGCCAG GTATCTTGCCCAAGAGATCAACAAAAGAGAAGGGTTTCAGCTCTTGATGGAA CCTGAATTTGCAAATGTTTGCTTCTGGTACATTCCACCAAGCCTGAGGAATCTTCCAGCTGGCCCTGAGCTCTGGGAAAAACTCCACACT GTGGCCCCAGTGGTAAAAGAGCGGATGATGAAGAAGGGCAGCATGATGGTGGGCTACCAGACCCATCGTGACAAGCCCAACTTTTTCAGAATGGTGGTGATCAGTCCCCAGGTCAGCAGGGAGGACTTGGACTTTGCCTTGGATGAGATACAACATCTGGGAAAGGACTTGTGA
- the LOC113122691 gene encoding predicted GPI-anchored protein 58: MASFSPQSLANPSPESLAWSSSDPLVSPSPQSTASPSPEFPARPSPESPASSSPQPSASLSPGYPASSSAHSLTSHSPKRPASPSPMSPASLSPQSPAGLSPESPASPLESSNAIQSRLSLLQPEASALRPEISAQPESLGVAQPESTARLSPAFVARPSPQSPASSRGHSPERSRAPGLSGGPLPKQLQTYICPRGRPSKAPRTFAC, from the coding sequence ATGGCTAGCTtttcacctcagtctctggcCAACCCTTCTCCTGAGTCTCTGGCCTGGTCCTCATCTGATCCTCTGGTGAGTCCTTCACCTCAGTCCACGGCGAGCCCTTCTCCTGAGTTTCCGGCCAGACCTTCACCTGAGTCTCCAGCCAGTTCCTCACCTCAGCCTTCGGCCAGCCTTTCACCTGGTTATCCCGCCAGTTCCTCAGCTCACTCTCTGACTAGCCATTCACCTAAGCGCCCAGCCAGTCCTTCACCCATGTCCCCGGCCAGcctttcacctcagtctccggcTGGTCTCTCACCTGAGTCACCAGCTAGTCCACTGGAGTCTAGCAACGCCATCCAGTCTCGGCTCAGCCTTCTTCAGCCAGAGGCCAGCGCTCTCCGGCCAGAAATTAGTGCCCAGCCGGAGTCCCTCGGTGTTGCCCAGCCGGAGTCCACAGCTAGACTTTCGCCTGCATTCGTGGCCAGGCCTTCACCTCAGTCCCCTGCCTCCTCGAGGGGTCACTCTCCAGAGCGGAGCCGGGCTCCAGGCCTCTCGGGAGGTCCACTCCCTAAACAGCTCCAGACTTATATTTGCCCCAGGGGCCGTCCTTCCAAAGCGCCTCGGACCTTTGCCTGCTGA
- the LOC113122692 gene encoding potassium voltage-gated channel subfamily G member 4-like: MAIIGAGFDDVSFSTDDSYDHVFTDTEKATVKGLYFQCGQQLRGPEALSRYLGVSQHILINVGGIRYAFPWSTLKDFPQSRLGRLCSCTTPMEVSEFCDDFDEMQHEFFFDRDPLAFQVIFCFLAKGKLRLSQEVCNVALHTELVYWGIDIGQMEPCCHHRMMSSVEAVAEHQRKEDEWREKRRVLKASMREGSLFHRLGEAVENPHSGLAGKVFAFLSVIMVVTTVVSLCISTMSGYQQEEATGHCSQKCRNLFLVESVCVAWFSLEFLVRFFHAQSKLEFARSPLNIIDAAAVLPYYVSLFLELKDESVQDIVAGTGRSSLDKLGLILRVTRALRILYVMRLARHSLGLQTLGLTIQRSMKDFGLLLLFVCVSVTLFSPLVHLAESELALNAARSPQHSFSSIPASYWWSIISVTTVGYGDMVPCSIPGQLVALITILAGVLILSFPSTSIFHTFYITYTELKEEHKRLWKEERGAELATEADESMKERDTWPEMDFLPGLDDPYFLFIKCNSRLAQSKSHKPLLSPGTC; this comes from the exons ATGGCCATTATTGGTGCCGGATTTGATGACGTGTCCTTCAGCACTGATGACAGTTATGACcatgtcttcacagacacagagaaagccACAGTAAAAGGCTTGTACTTCCAGTGTGGTCAGCAGCTTCGTGGTCCAGAAGCCTTGTCTCGGTACCTTGGTGTTTCCCAGCACATCCTCATAAATGTGGGGGGTATCCGCTATGCTTTCCCCTGGAGCACCCTAAAGGATTTCCCCCAGAGCCGTTTGGGTCGCCTGTGCTCCTGCACCACCCCTATGGAGGTATCTGAGTTTTGCGATGACTTTGATGAGATGCAACATGAATTCTTCTTTGACCGTGACCCTTTAGCCTTTCAAGTCATCTTCTGCTTCTTGGCAAAAGGGAAACTGCGCCTGTCGCAAGAGGTCTGCAATGTTGCCCTACACACCGAGCTGGTGTATTGGGGCATCGATATAGGACAGATGGAGCCCTGCTGCCATCACCGTATGATGTCCTCTGTGGAAGCGGTGGCTGAGCACCAGCGCAAAGAGGATGAGTGGCGGGAGAAGAGGAGGGTGTTGAAGGCATCCATGAGGGAGGGCAGTCTGTTCCACAGGCTGGGAGAAGCAGTGGAGAACCCTCATTCAGGTTTAGCGGGGAAAGTCTTTGCCTTCCTGTCTGTCATCATGGTAGTGACCACTGTGGTCAGTCTGTGCATCAGCACCATGTCAGGCTACCAGCAGGAAGAAGCCACG GGTCACTGCTCCCAGAAATGCCGCAACTTGTTTTTGGTGGAGTCGGTTTGTGTGGCCTGGTTCTCCTTAGAATTCCTGGTACGATTTTTCCATGCTCAAAGCAAGCTGGAGTTTGCCCGTAGCCCACTCAACATCATCGATGCAGCTGCCGTCTTGCCCTActatgtttctctgtttctggaGCTCAAGGATGAGTCTGTGCAGGATATTGTGGCTGGAACAGGAAGAAGCAGCCTGGATAAACTGGGTCTAATCCTGCGTGTGACCAGAGCCCTGCGAATCCTGTATGTGATGAGGCTGGCCCGTCACTCTCTGGGCCTGCAGACTCTGGGGCTCACCATTCAGCGGAGTATGAAGGACTTCGGCCTGCTgttgctctttgtgtgtgtatctgtgacTCTCTTCTCCCCACTGGTCCATCTTGCAGAGAGCGAGCTGGCTCTTAATGCTGCCAGGTCCCCCCAGCACAGCTTCAGCAGCATCCCAGCGTCTTACTGGTGGTCCATCATTTCGGTGACAACGGTGGGATATGGTGACATGGTGCCGTGCAGCATACCCGGCCAACTGGTGGCGCTGATCACCATCTTGGCAGGGGTcctcattttgtcttttccttccACATCTATCTTTCACACATTCTACATCACCTACACCGAGCTAAAGGAGGAGCACAAGAGGCTgtggaaggaggagaggggtgCTGAGCTCGCCACTGAGGCTGACGAAAGCATGAAAGAAAGAGACACCTGGCCTGAAATGGACTTTTTACCTGGCCTGGATGATCCTTACTTCCTTTTTATTAAATGCAATTCAAGGCTGGCTCAGAGCAAGAGTCACAAACCTCTTCTTTCTCCTGGAACCTGTTAA